A portion of the Lolium rigidum isolate FL_2022 chromosome 1, APGP_CSIRO_Lrig_0.1, whole genome shotgun sequence genome contains these proteins:
- the LOC124684217 gene encoding calcium-binding protein KIC-like: MASHQQKQSQRQQSVGFEDYLPVMAERLGEEGLMQELASGFRLLQDPALGLITFASLRRNAPLLGLDGMSDDDLRGMLAEGDFDGDGALSEMEFCVLMVRLSPELMDEPRRWLDDAVAQASQFLFTS, from the coding sequence ATGGCATCGCACCAGCAGAAGCAATCCCAGCGGCAGCAATCCGTGGGGTTCGAGGACTACCTTCCGGTGATGGCAGAGCGGCTGGGCGAGGAGGGCCTGATGCAGGAGCTGGCTTCGGGGTTCCGGCTGCTGCAGGACCCCGCCTTGGGCCTCATCACCTTCGCCAGCCTCCGCCGCAACGCGCCGCTGCTCGGGCTGGACGGCATGTCCGACGACGACCTCCGCGGGATGCTTGCCGAGggcgacttcgacggcgacggcgcgctgAGCGAGATGGAGTTCTGTGTCTTGATGGTGAGGCTCAGCCCCGAGCTCATGGACGAGCCCCGAAGGTGGCTCGACGACGCCGTCGCGCAGGCGTCCCAGTTCCTCTTCACCAGCTAG